In a genomic window of Colius striatus isolate bColStr4 chromosome 2, bColStr4.1.hap1, whole genome shotgun sequence:
- the FAXC gene encoding failed axon connections homolog, with translation MLWGVGLAAPRSCVADLSRNRSLSLGWCAGPDEPPPAFYGGEIVAFPLAGGGAGGTMAALGSDSWWKKTLYLTGGALLAAAAYLLHELLAIRKEEELDSKDAIILHQFSRPKNGVPSLSPFCLKMETYLRMADLPYQNYFDGKLSPQGKMPWIEYNHKKVSGTEFIIDFLEEKLGVNLNKHLGPHERAVSRAVTKMVEEHLYWTLAYCQWVENLHETQKMVSLFGPFSDLLTWIFCHLTKGIVKREMYGHGIGRFSEEEMYRLMEKDMRTLAGLLGDKKYIMGPNVSTVDATVFGHLAQAMWTLPGTRPERLIKGELINLAMYCERIRRKFWPEWHHDDDNTLYESEESSEASKTYSPLQDFSFYSRTETFDEEGNSISQTPDTDYTGHSLFDSDVDMDEYRDHEQYK, from the exons ATGCTGTGGGGAGTGGGCCTGGCCGCGCCCCGCTCCTGCGTGGCGGACCTGAGCCGCAACCGCAGCCTGTCGCTGGGGTGGTGCGCGGGGCCCGACGAGCCGCCGCCCGCTTTCTATGGGGGCGAGATCGTCGCGTTCCCGctggcgggcggcggcgcgggcggcaCCATGGCGGCGCTGGGCTCCGACTCCTGGTGGAAGAAGACGCTGTACCTGACGGGCGGCGCGCTGCTGGCCGCCGCCGCCTACCTGCTCCACGAGCTGCTGGCCATACG TAAAGAGGAAGAGCTTGATTCCAAGGATGCTATCATACTGCATCAGTTCTCAAGGCCTAAGAATGGTGTTCCAAGTTTATCTCCCTTCTGTCTGAAAATGGAAACTTACTTAAGGATGGCTGATTTACCCTATCAG AACTATTTTGATGGAAAACTTTCCCCTCAGGGGAAAATGCCTTGGATTGAATACAATCACAAGAAAGTATCTGGCACCGAGTTCATTATTGACTTTTTGGAAGAGAAGCTTGGAGTGAATTTAAATAAGCACCTGGGTCCACATGAAAGAGCTGTTTCCAGAGCTGTGACAAAAATGGTGGAGGAGCATTTGTACTG GACTTTAGCTTACTGCCAGTGGGTGGAAAACCTTCACGAGACACAGAAGATGGTTTCCCTTTTCGGCCCCTTCAGCGACCTGCTGACGTGGATCTTCTGCCACCTGACCAAAGGGATTGTGAAGCGGGAGATGTACGGCCACGGCATCGGCCGCTTCTCCGAGGAGGAGATGTACAGGCTGATGGAGAAGGACATGCGCACTCTGGCAGGCCTGCTGG GTGACAAGAAGTACATTATGGGACCAAACGTTTCCACTGTTGATGCCACTGTCTTCGGGCATCTGGCACAGGCAATGTGGACGCTGCCAGGGACTCGACCAGAGAGACTTATCAAAG GTGAGCTGATTAACCTCGCAATGTATTGTGAGAGAATAAGGAGGAAATTCTGGCCAGAGTGGCACCATGATGATGATAACACCCTGTATGAATCTGAGGAAAGCAGTGAAGCCAGCAAGACTTACTCCCCCTTGCAGGACTTCAGTTTTTATTCAAGGACAGAAACGTTTGATGAGGAAGGGAACAGTATTTCTCAGACCCCTGACACAGATTACACCGGACACTCGCTCTTTGATTCGGACGTGGACATGGATGAGTACAGAGATCACGAACAGTACAAGTGA